The proteins below are encoded in one region of Microbispora sp. NBC_01189:
- a CDS encoding sigma 54 modulation/S30EA ribosomal C-terminal domain-containing protein: MAASGLPFVFFAGRRTGRGNVVYHRYDGHYGLITPSG, from the coding sequence GTGGCGGCGAGCGGTCTGCCCTTCGTGTTCTTCGCCGGCAGGCGGACCGGGCGAGGCAACGTCGTCTATCACCGCTACGACGGCCACTACGGACTCATCACGCCCAGCGGCTGA
- a CDS encoding VOC family protein, which translates to MERVLGIGGYFLRAADPAALGEWYRECLGLDADENGVWRQEAGVTVFATFESETDYFGSRAQRTMLNFRVRDLDAMLAQLRAKGADVAEETEDMEGVGRFGWVTDPEGNRVELWQPS; encoded by the coding sequence ATGGAACGTGTGCTTGGAATCGGCGGATACTTCCTGCGCGCCGCCGACCCGGCGGCCCTGGGTGAGTGGTACCGCGAGTGCCTCGGCCTGGACGCCGACGAGAACGGCGTGTGGCGTCAGGAGGCCGGGGTGACGGTCTTCGCGACCTTCGAGTCCGAGACAGATTACTTCGGCTCCCGGGCCCAGCGGACGATGCTCAACTTCCGGGTCCGCGACCTGGACGCGATGCTCGCGCAACTGCGCGCCAAGGGAGCCGACGTGGCCGAGGAGACCGAGGACATGGAGGGCGTCGGCCGGTTCGGCTGGGTCACCGACCCCGAGGGCAACCGCGTCGAGCTGTGGCAGCCCAGCTGA
- the modA gene encoding molybdate ABC transporter substrate-binding protein: MFRRLSRWAVAAPVALVIAGLSGCGSGEPATSSASTSAAAAAKEVNVFAAASLTETFTELGRTFETAHPGTTVKFNFGSSATLAQQIVQGAPADVFAAASPATMKTVTDASPASGPTTFVRNKLEIAVPKDNPAKVDELKDLTDPKVKVALCAEQVPCGAAAVKALEAAGLKVTPVTLEQDVKATLTKVELGEVDAALVYATDVIASAGKVQGIDFPEADKAINDYPIATLSKAPAGDLAKQFADLVLSQQGQDVLTRAGFQSP, encoded by the coding sequence GTGTTCAGGCGCCTTTCGCGATGGGCGGTCGCCGCGCCCGTCGCGCTGGTGATCGCCGGGCTGTCCGGTTGCGGCTCGGGCGAACCGGCCACGTCCTCGGCTTCGACATCGGCGGCCGCCGCGGCGAAGGAGGTGAACGTCTTCGCGGCCGCGTCGCTGACCGAGACCTTCACCGAACTCGGCAGGACCTTCGAGACCGCCCACCCGGGCACGACGGTGAAGTTCAACTTCGGTTCCAGCGCCACGCTGGCCCAGCAGATCGTCCAGGGGGCTCCGGCCGACGTGTTCGCCGCGGCCAGTCCGGCCACGATGAAGACCGTCACCGACGCGTCGCCGGCGAGCGGGCCGACCACCTTCGTGCGGAACAAGCTGGAGATCGCCGTACCGAAGGACAACCCAGCCAAGGTGGATGAGCTGAAGGACCTGACCGATCCCAAGGTGAAGGTGGCGCTGTGCGCCGAGCAGGTGCCGTGCGGGGCGGCGGCCGTCAAGGCGCTGGAGGCGGCCGGGCTGAAGGTCACCCCGGTCACCCTGGAGCAGGACGTCAAGGCCACGCTGACCAAGGTCGAGCTTGGCGAGGTGGACGCCGCCCTCGTCTACGCGACCGACGTGATCGCCTCGGCGGGTAAGGTGCAGGGGATCGACTTCCCCGAGGCGGACAAAGCGATCAACGACTACCCGATCGCGACCCTGTCGAAGGCTCCCGCCGGTGACCTCGCCAAGCAGTTCGCCGATCTCGTGCTGTCCCAGCAGGGCCAGGACGTGCTGACCAGGGCCGGCTTCCAGTCGCCCTGA
- a CDS encoding ABC transporter permease, with product MSSSNDPDTSGAGAAAGRGVAGRPPWMLVLPAVAGLAFLVLPLAGLLVRAPWSTLLQRLAEPQVLEALRLSLLCATAATAVCVLLGVPLAWLLARVEFPGRRVARALVTVPLVLPPVVGGVALLLVLGRRGLAGQWLESAFGITLPFTTAGVVVAEAFVAMPFLVISVEGALRGADRRFEEAAATLGASRWTVFRRVTLPLVMPGVVAGAVLCWARALGEFGATITFAGNFPGTTRTMPLAVYLALETEPEAAVVLSLVLLTVSVVILACLRDRWVNSP from the coding sequence ATGAGCTCCTCGAACGACCCGGACACGTCCGGCGCCGGGGCGGCCGCCGGACGTGGAGTCGCGGGCCGTCCGCCGTGGATGCTGGTGCTCCCGGCTGTGGCGGGGCTGGCCTTCCTCGTGCTGCCGCTGGCCGGGCTGCTGGTCCGGGCGCCGTGGTCCACGCTGCTCCAGCGGCTCGCCGAGCCACAGGTGCTGGAGGCGTTACGCCTGTCGCTGCTGTGCGCCACCGCCGCCACGGCCGTCTGCGTGCTGCTGGGGGTGCCGCTGGCCTGGCTGCTGGCCCGGGTGGAGTTCCCGGGCCGACGGGTGGCGCGGGCTCTGGTGACCGTGCCGCTGGTGCTGCCGCCGGTCGTGGGCGGCGTGGCGCTGCTGCTGGTGCTGGGCCGGCGCGGGCTGGCCGGACAGTGGCTGGAGTCCGCCTTCGGGATCACGCTGCCCTTCACGACCGCCGGAGTGGTCGTCGCCGAGGCGTTCGTGGCCATGCCGTTCCTGGTGATCAGCGTGGAGGGGGCGCTGCGCGGCGCGGACCGGCGGTTCGAGGAGGCCGCCGCCACACTGGGCGCCTCCCGCTGGACCGTCTTCCGGCGGGTCACCCTGCCGCTCGTCATGCCGGGCGTCGTGGCCGGAGCCGTGCTGTGCTGGGCGCGGGCGCTCGGGGAGTTCGGCGCCACCATCACCTTCGCGGGCAACTTCCCCGGCACCACCCGGACGATGCCGCTCGCGGTCTACCTGGCGCTGGAGACCGAGCCGGAGGCGGCCGTCGTGCTCAGCCTGGTCCTGCTCACCGTCTCCGTGGTCATCCTGGCCTGCCTGCGCGATCGGTGGGTGAACAGCCCGTGA
- a CDS encoding VOC family protein, producing MTDATQKTDRIRPQQFHEIGGLEDWRVLGEGACAYFRTGSFAAGAALVRAISELPGVGSGHPDVDLRHEGVTVRLITIADFYGLSGRDAELARRISEVARTLGIPADPSAVQSVQVTVDALAGAEVVAFWRALLGYEDRANSPEDLIDPHRRGAAFYFQRMDAPRPQRNRVHVDVWVPYDQAEARMAAAIAAGGRLVSDAYAPSHWVLADPEGNEACVGVAGWIDPGPRDR from the coding sequence ATGACCGACGCCACGCAGAAGACCGACCGGATCAGGCCGCAGCAGTTCCACGAGATCGGCGGCCTGGAGGACTGGCGGGTGCTGGGTGAGGGGGCGTGCGCCTACTTCCGTACCGGGTCGTTCGCGGCCGGGGCCGCGCTCGTGCGGGCGATCAGCGAGCTGCCCGGCGTGGGAAGCGGACACCCCGACGTCGACCTGCGCCACGAGGGCGTCACGGTACGGCTGATCACGATCGCGGACTTCTACGGGCTGAGCGGCCGGGACGCCGAACTGGCCCGGCGGATCTCGGAGGTGGCCCGCACGCTCGGCATCCCCGCCGATCCCTCGGCCGTGCAGAGTGTGCAGGTCACCGTCGACGCCCTCGCCGGCGCCGAGGTGGTGGCGTTCTGGCGGGCCCTGCTCGGCTACGAGGACCGCGCGAACAGCCCGGAAGACCTGATCGACCCGCACCGTCGCGGCGCGGCGTTCTACTTCCAGCGGATGGACGCGCCGCGCCCGCAGCGCAACCGGGTGCACGTCGACGTCTGGGTGCCGTACGACCAGGCCGAGGCGCGGATGGCGGCGGCGATCGCGGCCGGCGGCCGCCTGGTCTCCGACGCGTACGCGCCGTCGCACTGGGTGCTGGCCGACCCCGAGGGCAACGAGGCCTGCGTGGGCGTGGCGGGCTGGATCGACCCCGGCCCGCGCGACCGGTAG
- a CDS encoding helix-turn-helix transcriptional regulator: MTTFRISEAAALLGVSSDTVRRWVDAGRLAAVRDEHGHRQISGADLAAFARSQVETTGDGRRSSARNRFRGIVTEVVRDSVMAQVEIAAGPFRVVSLMSRQAADELGLEAGVVAVAVIKSTNVVVEIPGHERVVTTP, translated from the coding sequence GTGACGACGTTCCGGATCAGTGAGGCCGCCGCATTGCTCGGGGTCAGCTCCGACACCGTCCGCCGGTGGGTGGACGCGGGCCGGCTGGCCGCCGTACGGGACGAGCACGGCCACCGGCAGATCAGCGGGGCCGACCTGGCCGCCTTCGCCCGATCGCAGGTCGAGACGACCGGCGACGGCAGGCGGTCCTCGGCGCGTAACCGTTTCCGCGGGATCGTCACCGAGGTCGTCAGGGACTCGGTGATGGCCCAGGTGGAGATCGCCGCCGGGCCGTTCCGGGTGGTGTCGCTGATGAGCCGGCAGGCCGCAGACGAGCTGGGCCTGGAAGCCGGAGTGGTGGCGGTCGCCGTGATCAAGTCCACCAACGTCGTCGTCGAGATCCCCGGCCACGAGCGCGTGGTCACAACCCCATAA
- a CDS encoding cyclic nucleotide-binding/CBS domain-containing protein, translated as MRIANVYRPLVFGCPVTAKLPEVARRMTEKNIGALAVLEADRVTGVITERDLVTALATSADPAALSAGMCASSDIKTATLDEDTREVARRMLDYGIRHIPVDQDGRLIGMVSMRDLLALETLAP; from the coding sequence ATGCGTATCGCCAACGTTTACCGTCCCCTGGTGTTCGGGTGCCCGGTGACTGCGAAACTGCCCGAGGTGGCGCGCCGGATGACGGAGAAGAACATCGGCGCGCTCGCCGTACTCGAAGCGGACCGGGTCACAGGAGTGATCACAGAACGGGACCTCGTGACGGCGCTTGCCACATCCGCCGACCCCGCCGCCCTGAGCGCGGGGATGTGCGCGTCGTCGGACATCAAGACCGCGACCTTGGACGAGGACACGCGTGAGGTGGCCCGCCGCATGCTCGACTACGGCATCCGTCACATTCCGGTGGACCAGGACGGGCGCCTGATCGGCATGGTGTCGATGCGCGACCTTCTCGCTCTGGAGACGCTCGCGCCTTGA
- a CDS encoding response regulator transcription factor: MTAPVRVLVCDDQALIRTGFATIIDAQPDLEVVGECGDGRAAVDLARRLSPDIVVMDVRMPVLDGIGATRLLAGAGVADPVKVLVVTTFNLDEYVYEALRAGASGFLLKDAPPAQLLHGIRTVAAGAALLAPEVTRQLVGRYAARIRPAAGTPDDVALTPRELEVLRLIADGLSNSEIAATLVLSQETVKTYVSRILTKLDLRDRVQAVVYAYRRGLVT, from the coding sequence GTGACCGCGCCGGTCCGGGTCCTGGTCTGCGACGACCAGGCGCTGATCCGCACCGGGTTCGCGACGATCATCGATGCCCAGCCCGACCTGGAGGTGGTGGGCGAGTGCGGCGACGGGCGCGCCGCGGTCGACCTCGCCCGCCGGCTGAGCCCGGACATCGTGGTGATGGACGTGCGGATGCCGGTGCTCGACGGCATCGGGGCGACCCGCCTGCTCGCCGGCGCCGGGGTGGCGGACCCCGTCAAGGTGCTCGTGGTGACGACGTTCAATCTGGACGAGTACGTCTACGAGGCGCTGCGCGCGGGGGCGAGCGGTTTCCTGCTCAAGGACGCCCCACCGGCGCAGCTCCTGCACGGCATCCGTACCGTCGCGGCCGGTGCCGCGCTGCTGGCGCCCGAGGTGACGCGGCAGCTCGTCGGCAGATACGCGGCGCGCATCCGTCCCGCCGCGGGCACACCGGACGACGTCGCGCTGACCCCGCGTGAGCTGGAGGTCCTGCGCCTCATCGCGGACGGCCTGTCCAACAGTGAGATCGCCGCGACACTGGTGCTCAGCCAGGAGACCGTCAAGACGTACGTGTCACGCATCCTCACCAAGCTCGACCTGCGTGACCGCGTGCAGGCGGTGGTCTACGCCTATCGCAGAGGCCTGGTGACCTGA
- a CDS encoding TetR/AcrR family transcriptional regulator — translation MFGNPRRESTDRRVRRTRKAVQQALLELILEKGYEAVTVTELINRADVGRSTFYAHFTDKQDVLFSNLDELSGLLRLAPAAGPDTLFAFSLPMFEHLHEQRRLARALLGRRGGSAVLARGEQILATVVRDELLAALPPRSTPPPSLDLMVTCVVGAFMALLRKWVDGEITATPTELDAAFRAVVAPGVETALAADRRP, via the coding sequence GTGTTCGGAAACCCGCGGCGGGAGAGCACCGACCGCCGGGTACGGCGCACCCGGAAGGCCGTTCAGCAGGCATTGCTGGAGCTGATTCTGGAGAAGGGCTACGAGGCGGTGACGGTCACCGAACTGATCAACCGCGCCGACGTCGGCCGCTCGACCTTCTACGCGCACTTCACCGACAAGCAGGACGTGCTGTTCAGCAACCTCGACGAGCTCTCCGGCCTGCTTCGTCTCGCTCCCGCGGCCGGGCCGGACACGCTGTTCGCGTTCAGCCTGCCGATGTTCGAGCACCTGCACGAGCAGCGCCGGCTGGCGCGCGCGTTGCTCGGACGGCGCGGAGGCAGCGCCGTGCTCGCGCGCGGCGAACAGATCCTGGCCACGGTCGTACGCGACGAACTGCTGGCGGCCCTCCCTCCGCGAAGCACACCGCCGCCCTCGCTCGACCTGATGGTGACCTGCGTCGTGGGGGCGTTCATGGCGCTGCTGCGGAAGTGGGTGGACGGCGAGATCACCGCCACGCCCACCGAGTTGGACGCGGCGTTCCGCGCCGTGGTGGCGCCGGGTGTGGAAACCGCCCTGGCGGCAGACCGAAGGCCGTGA
- a CDS encoding CPBP family intramembrane glutamic endopeptidase, translated as MRLLKQLVPVVLVAFAGAAIVGAVQGSPLLTLVLGVATAALAVFVYARVVRWSERRAPVEVAGRGAVAAVGRGLLIGAGMFAAVIANIAFLGGYRVDGLGSVTGAAGLFGFMAAAAVTEELMFRGILFRIVEERTGTWIALVLTGLVFGLMHLGNQHASLWGAIAIAVEAGGMLAAAYAATRTLWVPIGVHFGWNFAAAGVFGTEVSGNGATQGLLHGVTSGPAVLTGGDFGPEASPYAVVFGLLLTVVFMWLARRRGNVVPLRRGATATLAQ; from the coding sequence ATGCGGTTGTTGAAACAACTCGTGCCCGTCGTGCTGGTCGCCTTCGCCGGCGCCGCGATCGTGGGCGCGGTGCAGGGGAGCCCGCTCCTCACCCTGGTTCTCGGTGTCGCGACCGCCGCGCTCGCCGTGTTCGTGTACGCCCGGGTGGTGCGGTGGTCCGAGCGCCGCGCGCCGGTGGAGGTGGCCGGGAGAGGGGCCGTCGCCGCGGTCGGCCGAGGGCTGCTGATCGGTGCCGGGATGTTCGCGGCGGTCATCGCGAACATCGCCTTCCTGGGGGGCTACCGGGTCGACGGCCTCGGCTCGGTGACGGGCGCGGCCGGGCTGTTCGGCTTCATGGCCGCCGCCGCCGTGACGGAGGAGCTGATGTTCCGCGGCATCCTGTTCCGGATCGTCGAGGAACGGACCGGCACGTGGATCGCGCTGGTGCTGACCGGTCTGGTGTTCGGCCTGATGCACCTGGGCAACCAGCACGCCAGCCTGTGGGGTGCGATCGCCATCGCGGTCGAGGCGGGCGGCATGCTCGCCGCCGCCTACGCCGCCACCCGAACCCTGTGGGTGCCGATCGGTGTGCACTTCGGCTGGAACTTCGCCGCGGCCGGCGTCTTCGGCACCGAGGTCTCGGGCAACGGCGCGACGCAGGGGCTGTTGCACGGCGTGACGTCGGGCCCCGCTGTGCTCACGGGCGGCGACTTCGGGCCGGAGGCGAGCCCGTACGCGGTGGTGTTCGGCCTGCTGCTGACGGTCGTGTTCATGTGGCTGGCCCGCCGGCGCGGCAACGTGGTCCCGCTCCGGCGCGGCGCGACCGCTACGCTCGCTCAGTGA
- a CDS encoding glycoside hydrolase family 65 protein — protein sequence MNPWSLTYEGFDPDHEGLREALCTLGNGRFATRGAAPEAEAGAVHYPGTYVAGCYDRLTSDIAGHRLTNEDMVNLPNWLPLTFATPGCPWFSPGTADLLRYRQDLDMRHAVLHRLIRFRDAEGRATSVRQRRLVSMADPYLAALETTFTAENWSGPLRVRSGLDGRVANSGVARYRDLRGDHLTEHATGIAEPLTWLRARTRSSGIEVALAARIDVSGGGGGAEIERHDDHVMETRVLPLDRDHPVTVVKTVALTTSRDLAVADATSSALRRAGLAPGFGELLEQHEIAWRDLWDRARLEVTGPHTQRDIRLNTFHVLQTLSPHTAGLDAGVPARGLHGEAYRGHVFWDELFVLPWLTLRFPEIARGALRYRLRRLPEARAAARAAGLRGAMFPWQSGSDGRDETQRFHLNPRSGRWTPDHTHLQRHVGLAVAYNAWQHYAITGDMEFLAGTGAHLLVEIARFFASLARLHPGSGRYEIRGVMGPDEYHDGCPGAASPGLDNNAYTNIMTVWLLLRARQALDLMPRRARDDLRRRLGLTDVETERWEDITRRMRVDFHDGVISQFTGYEHLAELDWDRYRGVRRLDRALEAASDSPDRYRASKQADVLMLFYLLTAREVRQILDRLGYPAAPGLTRRTIRYYLARTCHGSTLSAVVHAWVLARSDRTGSWRFFTETLTGDITDVQGGTTAEGVHLGAMAGTLDLVQRCYLDLEARPDGLHLNPVLPEQLTTLSLCLRYRGAELDVDADPARVRIARADDGPTALDLVVHGQHARLRRGDSRTFPLPDRRHDG from the coding sequence TTGAATCCGTGGTCGCTGACTTACGAGGGGTTCGATCCCGATCACGAAGGACTGCGCGAGGCGCTGTGCACGCTGGGCAACGGCCGGTTCGCCACGCGGGGCGCGGCACCCGAGGCCGAGGCCGGCGCCGTCCACTACCCGGGGACGTACGTCGCCGGATGCTACGACCGGCTCACGTCGGACATCGCCGGCCATCGGCTGACCAACGAGGACATGGTCAACCTGCCGAACTGGCTGCCGCTGACCTTCGCGACGCCCGGCTGCCCATGGTTCTCCCCCGGCACGGCGGACCTGCTCCGGTACCGGCAGGACCTGGACATGCGCCACGCCGTCCTGCACCGGCTGATCCGGTTCCGGGACGCCGAGGGCCGCGCCACCTCCGTACGGCAGCGCCGCCTGGTCTCCATGGCCGACCCCTACCTGGCCGCTCTGGAGACGACCTTCACGGCCGAGAACTGGTCGGGGCCTCTCCGCGTACGCTCCGGGCTCGACGGCCGGGTGGCCAACTCGGGAGTGGCGCGGTATCGCGACCTGCGGGGCGACCACCTGACAGAGCACGCGACGGGAATCGCGGAGCCCCTGACGTGGCTCCGCGCGCGCACCCGCTCTTCCGGCATCGAGGTCGCCCTGGCCGCGCGGATCGACGTCTCCGGCGGCGGAGGCGGGGCGGAGATCGAGCGACACGACGACCACGTCATGGAGACACGCGTGCTGCCGCTGGACCGGGACCACCCCGTCACGGTCGTCAAGACGGTGGCGCTCACCACGTCGCGCGACCTCGCGGTCGCCGACGCGACCTCGTCCGCGCTGCGGCGGGCCGGGCTCGCGCCCGGGTTCGGCGAACTCCTGGAACAGCACGAGATCGCCTGGCGTGACCTGTGGGATCGGGCCCGGCTGGAGGTGACGGGCCCGCACACCCAGCGGGACATCCGCCTGAACACCTTCCACGTGTTGCAGACCCTGTCACCGCACACCGCCGGCCTCGACGCGGGCGTGCCCGCACGCGGCCTGCACGGCGAGGCGTACCGGGGACACGTGTTCTGGGACGAGCTGTTCGTGCTGCCCTGGCTGACCCTGCGGTTCCCCGAGATCGCCCGCGGGGCGCTGCGCTATCGCCTGCGGCGGCTGCCGGAGGCCCGGGCCGCCGCCCGCGCCGCCGGCCTGCGGGGGGCGATGTTCCCCTGGCAGAGCGGCAGCGACGGACGCGACGAGACCCAGCGGTTCCACCTCAACCCCCGCTCCGGCCGGTGGACGCCCGACCACACCCACCTTCAGCGGCACGTCGGGCTGGCCGTCGCCTACAACGCCTGGCAGCACTACGCGATCACCGGAGACATGGAGTTCCTCGCCGGGACGGGCGCCCATCTCCTGGTCGAGATCGCCCGCTTCTTCGCCTCGCTGGCGCGGCTCCATCCCGGGTCGGGCCGCTACGAGATCCGGGGCGTGATGGGCCCGGACGAGTATCACGACGGTTGTCCCGGCGCGGCGTCCCCGGGCCTGGACAACAACGCGTACACCAACATCATGACGGTGTGGCTGCTGCTGCGCGCCCGTCAGGCGCTCGACCTGATGCCGCGACGCGCGCGGGACGACCTGCGCCGCCGTCTCGGCCTGACGGACGTGGAGACCGAGCGGTGGGAGGACATCACCCGGCGAATGCGGGTGGACTTCCACGACGGCGTCATCAGCCAGTTCACCGGATACGAGCACCTGGCGGAGCTGGACTGGGATCGTTACCGGGGCGTGCGCCGGCTGGACCGGGCGCTGGAGGCCGCCAGCGACAGCCCCGACCGTTACCGGGCGTCGAAGCAGGCCGACGTGCTCATGCTGTTCTACCTGCTCACGGCCCGGGAGGTGCGGCAGATCCTCGACCGGCTGGGCTATCCGGCGGCGCCGGGCCTGACCCGCCGCACCATCCGCTACTACCTCGCCCGCACCTGCCACGGTTCGACGCTGAGCGCCGTGGTGCACGCCTGGGTGCTGGCGCGCTCGGACCGCACCGGCTCATGGCGGTTCTTCACCGAGACGCTGACGGGTGACATCACCGACGTCCAGGGAGGGACCACCGCCGAGGGTGTCCACCTGGGCGCCATGGCCGGCACGCTGGACCTGGTCCAGCGCTGCTACCTCGATCTGGAGGCCCGGCCCGACGGCCTGCACCTGAACCCGGTGCTCCCCGAACAGCTCACCACGCTGTCGCTGTGCCTCCGCTACCGAGGCGCGGAACTCGACGTCGACGCCGACCCGGCCCGCGTACGGATCGCCCGGGCCGACGACGGCCCCACCGCCCTGGACCTCGTGGTGCACGGTCAGCACGCCCGGCTCCGGCGCGGCGACAGCCGTACGTTCCCCCTGCCGGATCGCAGGCACGACGGGTGA
- a CDS encoding sensor histidine kinase: MIDPRRVTDLWRRCDVVVRDLPFGLLLAVASLLPALHGKGTQVGDLPIRPLDALAFVVIALECLPLAVRRRWPAVCLALVSLGFVLDQIRAYHVLASNAMPIALISAGTHLERHRRVAVVLLSAAYVPLALALGRIGAPEKAEGYAVFYLALALAWGIGAWLRSARAAEEERRRHVAETTRAAERTRIARELHDVVTHHVTAMVVQAEAARYLTAAPDRLDAALSAVSDTGRRAIADLRHLLDLLNPDHTDVRMPSVGELRTLVEQTRRAGQPVEFAEDGRRAESAGSAEFVAYRVVQESLTNALKYAQGSPTAVRVHYGEEEIVVEVSTGGSASRPGSPGGGGRGLAGLRERVDALGGEFSAGRRTDGGFVVRARIPAGSPS; encoded by the coding sequence GTGATCGATCCACGGCGGGTCACGGATCTGTGGCGGCGGTGTGACGTCGTGGTCCGGGATCTGCCGTTCGGGCTGTTGCTGGCCGTCGCGTCGCTCCTGCCGGCGCTGCACGGCAAGGGGACGCAGGTCGGCGACCTGCCGATCCGTCCCTTGGACGCACTGGCGTTCGTGGTGATCGCTCTGGAGTGCCTTCCGCTCGCCGTGCGCCGGCGGTGGCCGGCCGTGTGCCTGGCCCTGGTGTCGCTCGGCTTCGTCCTGGACCAGATCCGCGCCTACCACGTGCTCGCGAGCAACGCGATGCCCATCGCGCTCATCAGCGCGGGCACCCATCTGGAGCGTCACCGGCGCGTCGCCGTGGTCCTCCTCTCCGCGGCGTACGTGCCGCTGGCGCTCGCGCTCGGGCGAATCGGTGCGCCCGAGAAGGCGGAGGGATACGCGGTGTTCTACCTGGCGCTGGCCCTCGCGTGGGGCATCGGGGCCTGGCTGCGCTCCGCCCGGGCCGCGGAGGAGGAACGCCGCCGGCATGTCGCCGAGACCACCCGTGCCGCGGAGCGCACCCGGATCGCCCGCGAGCTGCACGATGTCGTGACCCACCATGTGACGGCGATGGTCGTGCAGGCCGAGGCCGCCCGTTACCTGACCGCGGCGCCCGATCGCCTCGACGCGGCCCTGAGCGCGGTCAGCGACACCGGCCGGCGGGCCATCGCCGACCTGCGGCACCTGCTCGATCTGCTCAACCCCGACCACACCGACGTCAGGATGCCGTCTGTCGGCGAGCTCCGCACGCTCGTGGAGCAGACGCGCCGGGCCGGGCAGCCGGTGGAGTTCGCCGAGGACGGGAGGCGGGCGGAATCGGCCGGCAGCGCCGAGTTCGTGGCCTACAGAGTCGTGCAGGAGTCCCTGACGAACGCCCTCAAGTACGCCCAGGGCAGCCCCACGGCGGTCCGCGTGCACTACGGCGAGGAGGAGATCGTCGTGGAGGTGAGCACCGGCGGTTCCGCCTCCCGGCCCGGCTCGCCCGGCGGAGGCGGGCGGGGCCTGGCCGGGCTCCGCGAGCGGGTCGACGCACTGGGCGGCGAGTTCAGCGCCGGGCGGCGGACGGACGGCGGCTTCGTCGTACGGGCGCGAATCCCCGCGGGGAGCCCGTCGTGA
- a CDS encoding phosphotransferase, giving the protein MTGQSSTHGITMSAGGVVKTYASWDRGEHEREWRALNLLARYAPGLAPLPLEADLRAEPPVIVMSRLDGDPLRGRAVTPGQIGAMAEAITTLHASVPEPVLTGLAPSPWNPSVAVAKARRLRAERPYPGEDPLVLRAFAAGAEWLDSRPLDELAEATVTPVFGLSDGNLANYLWDGERVRLVDWEDSGRSDCAFELAEVVEHISRFDGAFDGSALLEHFDLTAAETDRVREIRRLLAFVWLLMLGPGGLFAERNAGDALERQGKRVLSLFA; this is encoded by the coding sequence ATGACCGGCCAGTCCAGCACCCACGGCATCACGATGTCCGCCGGCGGGGTCGTCAAGACGTACGCGTCCTGGGACCGCGGTGAGCACGAGCGGGAATGGCGCGCGCTGAACCTGCTGGCGCGGTACGCGCCCGGCCTGGCTCCGCTTCCCCTGGAGGCGGACCTGCGCGCTGAGCCGCCGGTCATCGTGATGTCCAGGCTGGACGGGGATCCGCTCCGAGGGCGGGCCGTCACGCCCGGACAGATCGGCGCCATGGCTGAGGCGATCACCACCCTGCACGCGTCGGTGCCCGAGCCCGTGCTGACCGGACTGGCTCCGTCGCCGTGGAACCCCAGCGTGGCGGTGGCCAAGGCCCGGCGGCTCCGTGCGGAGCGGCCGTATCCGGGTGAGGACCCGCTGGTGCTGCGGGCCTTCGCGGCGGGCGCGGAGTGGCTCGACAGCCGTCCTCTCGACGAACTGGCCGAGGCGACGGTCACGCCGGTGTTCGGCCTGTCGGACGGCAACCTGGCCAACTACCTGTGGGACGGCGAGCGCGTGCGGCTGGTCGACTGGGAGGACTCCGGCCGCAGCGACTGTGCCTTCGAACTCGCCGAGGTCGTCGAGCACATCTCCCGGTTCGACGGGGCCTTCGATGGCTCCGCGCTGCTGGAACACTTCGATCTGACGGCGGCAGAGACGGACCGCGTCCGGGAAATCCGGCGTCTGCTCGCCTTCGTCTGGCTGCTCATGCTCGGCCCGGGCGGTCTCTTCGCCGAGCGCAACGCAGGCGACGCGCTGGAGCGACAAGGAAAGCGAGTCCTCAGCCTGTTCGCCTGA